In the Tribolium castaneum strain GA2 chromosome 1, icTriCast1.1, whole genome shotgun sequence genome, one interval contains:
- the axo gene encoding axotactin isoform X2 has protein sequence MWLYLVNFSVTLIVVLGRLDRDIGHPCPGPPDKGPCNRALYKWAYDHDKNKCVLFAWGGCAGNNKNRFNTEIQCIRKCISLKYRSFISGNYTVPKEKRGPELTFQETGNENTFMFAQSNTFIQIDGDIIQTFQLRLCRQISFQFRTRLPHGLLVYHNVKVPAGVSLQPYALYIIVEQGQLKVVHVYGKHLTALTVGRGLNRDEWHSVTVRIDVHGARLMATVDDQKEETNLRGLDKENNYGVSANVTSVILIGGLSSEERLHGVKYIIESFVGCIKDVVLSTGKSASDLLTISPLIATKHENVQEGCIDKCKTTENLCFRGSRCINHYNSLTCDCFGTLYEGEFCDIYAATVLTLRGSSYVSYRVYDWKDRVHSSINRFSMLFKTRFDDSALFYAAGGEHERIDHYIAASIYNNSVYIELDFGAQPMSQILGQSDDFQPNQWNNLTIFHDHDKILLSLNQEKIWLNLTGSPMLYIDPEIYIGGGPELQKKTGLKSKNNFAGSLKYVFFNDISIIYELNKNNPKVHYIGILRPEYEEIDVKEIPITFPFASSHIWWLNNYINNLFLTFNFKSSSNLSVLASSETKTKLYWEVRVVNDEVRFELTDMAKNTTHLISVKKTPKIWHFLNLTYFNGEVILRVDDKEKQEKIEDLNFAIGDKIKVGSGSRSNTGLVGCMRDITVNGASLEPRSVLQSERVVGEVTLDDCKFVDPCLRPNTCEHGGKCSVKEDKLICDCTDSGYTGKNCHFAQYRKTCEELALLGYTKPDVYLIDIDGNGKFPPAHVRCEFQSIEESTKTIVEHNLPSQIDVRSPSESDFSFTIKYREFTPNMLQELVSHSLNCSQYIRYDCFKAPLGLHSATWFISSANETVDFIGDVKRGTCPCSIGKKCENPSQWCNCDDAADDKWNTDDGYYTTAKSLGITQMVFLQPPDLPNEALGRVTLGPLECVETNTQRYVVTFTTSQSYIEVPGWRKGDLAFSFRTTGKKAILLYQPPIRPNYPSFMIALTSDSQLTFNFTLNTGVSKELVIISDRKLNGGEWHKLWIDYNKYHVRLMINEDQEMDDLKPEEEFGPFEGSMFIGGAPTNLLDPKTSVHQGLIGCFRGLVVNEEILDIYSYMSVHLSEIIKDCKPSCVPNPCQNGAQCKELWSTFECICPNPWAYKGIYCETNINVNALTFTKPESFLRRNYLNTEDENDKLALKKIFEEQILINLRTYDELALIFYANDHLNNFVHLFICNGTQVVFLFNFGSEIYDLSVEHPELNSSKSIQIAIQRGENMTTMYVNENNNSIPIGVSLLGTYSNKPWINPEKEVLAPQRPPAPPTEYFQLNLGGYDPETLLKVSEDPPILPGYVGCMRGFQIGQTLIDLPSKVTEVDEGVKANCNMKCDALPCKHGGICIENFRNQEHSCDCEHTSYYGEFCSDEKGADFSGESILWREYILNGSVDHVKIQLAFSSMDIRQKNTALLLLQTENNRSFYFLIGLSPEGYLIIQEDREGAVFAAVVQNKSFINGARHSVYYRRDHNESELLVDRKIIEMHQIPAQTFTNVPELGANEVQIGGHNTNDPRFAIYKGYSGCLSNIFIEVNEHVMKPLEEYMLFTKTGSEKVNVSNPHGVRSAQCSPHFDVLHEKNPGTTNLNISQDKTWVEDAPQRIVYTSDASTATEQEEGIDKIVVVVLSVFFVFIIICCIYELYRTDKAYKRRKELETDANILWSKEQAAKMQETPFVQVPPETVTKPPTQNGKLPNEISNGNTNKDNETIVTTAEVAPVLEEVPTKPLKRQDSKRDRRISFRDSASELAWDTPEESSELLSPMQEEDEEEEPESAHKPISNGNHKSVNDVNDEISEEEQLRAKASLEKLFRFGNVPKPVFLNDHQRKFANPISYLGGPRMAPRNRWSVESVLSLD, from the exons ATGTGGCTCTATTTAGTCAACTTCAGCGTAACTCTAATAGTAGTACTGGGTCGTTTAGACCGAGATATCGGACACCCTTGTCCAGGACCGCCCGATAAAGGTCCTTGCAACAGAGCCCTTTACAAATGGGCGTACGAccatgataaaaataaatgcgtATTATTTGCATGGGGAGGCTGTGctggtaacaataaaaataggttCAATACGGAAATACAATGTATACGAAAGTGTATTTCACTGAAAT ACCGTTCCTTCATCTCGGGGAATTACACGGTACCAAAAGAAAAGCGCGGCCCCGAACTGACCTTCCAGGAAACGGGGAACGAGAACACGTTCATGTTCGCCCAATCGAACACTTTTATTCAAATCGACGGTGACATAATCCAAACTTTTCAATTACG GCTGTGTCGGCAGATTTCTTTCCAGTTTAGGACCAGACTCCCACATGGGCTCTTAGTCTACCACAATGTTAAAGTCCCAGCGGGCGTTTCCTTGCAGCCCTATGCCCTCTACATCATCGTGGAACAGGGCCAGCTTAAGGTCGTCCACGTCTACGGCAAACACCTAACAGCACTGACCGTCGGTCGTGGACTCAACAGAGACGAGTGGCATTCAGTGACT GTCAGAATAGACGTGCACGGGGCCCGTCTGATGGCCACTGTGGACGACCAGAAGGAAGAAACCAACCTCCGGGGCCTCGACAAAGAAAACAACTACGGGGTTTCCGCAAACGTTACCTCGGTGATTCTCATCGGCGGACTCAGCTCAGAGGAGCGTCTGCATGGTGTTAAATACATAATTGAGTCGTTTGTTGGCTGTATTAAGGACGTGGTGCTGAGCACAGGCAAATCAGCTTCCGATCTTTTGACCATAAGTCCGCTAATTGCGACCAAGCACGAAAATGTGCAAGAAGGGTGCATCGACAAGTGCAAAACCACAGAGAATTTGTGCTTCCGGGGCTCCCGGTGCATAAATCATTACAACTCGCTCACGTGCGACTGCTTTGGGACCCTCTACGAAGGAGAGTTTTGTGATATTTATG CTGCTACAGTATTAACTCTTCGAGGATCATCCTACGTCTCCTACAGAGTGTACGACTGGAAAGACCGCGTCCACTCGTCAATAAACCGCTTTTCAATGCTCTTCAAGACCCGATTCGACGACTCTGCCCTGTTCTACGCCGCTGGGGGCGAACACGAGCGCATTGACCACTACATCGCTGCTTCAATTTACAACAACTCGGTGTACATCGAGCTGGATTTCGGGGCGCAGCCCATGTCCCAAATCCTGGGCCAAAGCGACGACTTCCAGCCGAACCAGTGGAACAACTTGACCATATTCCACGACCACGACAAGATCCTCCTGAGCCTCAACCAGGAAAAAATCTGGCTGAACCTCACCGGCTCCCCCATGTTGTACATCGACCCCGAGATCTACATCGGGGGCGGCCCCGAACTCCAGAAGAAAACCGGTCTTAAGTCCAAGAACAACTTCGCCGGAAGCCTCAAGTACGTCTTCTTCAACGACATCTCCATCATCTACGAACTCAACAAGAACAACCCCAAAGTGCACTACATCGGCATCCTGCGGCCGGAGTACGAGGAAATCGACGTGAAGGAAATCCCAATCACGTTCCCCTTCGCTTCGTCGCACATCTGGTGGTTGAACAACTACATCAACAACTTGTTCCTCACCTTCAACTTCAAAAGCAGCAGCAATTTGAGCGTTTTGGCTTCAAGTGAAACCAAAACCAAATTATACTGGGAAGTGCGTGTAGTGAATGACGAGGTGCGATTTGAATTGACCGACATGGCCAAGAACACCACGCATTTAATCAGTGTGAAGAAGACGCCGAAAATTTGGCATTTCCTCAACCTGACTTACTTCAACGGCGAGGTCATTCTGCGAGTTGACGATAAAGAGAAACAGGAGAAGATTGAGGACTTGAATTTTGCGATTGGGGATAAGATCAAGGTCGGGAGTGGCTCCAGGTCCAACACTGGGCTTGTGGGCTGCATGAGGGACATCACAGTCAATGGAGCTAGTTTAGAACCCAGGTCTGTGTTACAGTCCGAACGAGTTGTAGGTGAGGTGACTTTGGACGACTGCAAGTTTGTAGACCCGTGTTTGCGCCCAAATACGTGCGAACACGGCGGGAAATGTTCCGTTAAGGAGGATAAGCTCATTTGTGACTGCACTGACAGCGGTTACACCGGGAAAAATTGCCACTTTGCGCAGTACCGGAAAACATGCGAGGAACTGGCTTTGCTAG GATACACGAAACCTGACGTTTATTTGATTGATATTGACGGTAACGGGAAGTTTCCTCCAGCTCACGTCCGCTGTGAGTTCCAGAGTATCGAAGAGTCGACCAAGACCATAGTGGAACACAACCTCCCGAGTCAGATCGATGTGAGGTCGCCTTCTGAGAGCGATTTCAGCTTCACTATTAAATACCGGGAGTTTACGCCAAACATGCTACAAGAGCTAGTCTCACACTCGTTGAACTGTAGCCAATACATACGGTACGACTGTTTCAAGGCGCCACTGGGGTTACACTCGGCCACCTGGTTTATAAGTTCGGCCAACGAAACTGTCGATTTTATCGGAGATGTTAAACG AGGGACGTGCCCTTGTTCCATTGGGAAAAAGTGTGAGAACCCTTCACAGTGGTGCAACTGTGATGACGCTGCTGACGATAAATGGAACACAGATGATGGGTATTATACTACAGCCAAAAGTCTGGGCATAACTCAAATGGTGTTTTTGCAACCACCTGACCTACCAAATGAAGCCCTGGGTAGGGTAACTTTAGGGCCCTTGGAGTGTGTTGAAACTA ACACTCAAAGGTATGTGGTTACCTTTACTACAAGTCAGTCGTATATTGAGGTGCCAGGCTGGAGGAAAGGGGACTTGGCTTTCTCCTTCAGGACTACCGGCAAAAAGGCCATTCTGTTATATCAGCCCCCGATAAGACCCAATTATCCCAGCTTTATGATTGCTTTAACAAGCg ATTCCCAGCTGACGTTCAACTTCACTCTGAACACGGGCGTTTCAAAGGAGTTGGTGATCATCTCCGACCGGAAATTAAACGGCGGGGAGTGGCACAAGTTATGGATTGATTACAACAAGTACCATGTGCGACTTATGATCAACGAGGACCAAGAAATGGATGATTTGAAGCCGGAAGAAGAGTTTGGGCCGTTTGAAGGGTCAATGTTTATCGGGGGTGCACCAac CAATTTGCTAGATCCCAAAACTTCGGTCCACCAGGGCCTAATAGGTTGTTTCAGAGGTCTGGTGGTGAACGAGGAAATTCTGGATATTTACAGCTACATGAGCGTACATTTGAGTGAAATTATCAAAGATTGCAAGCCCTCCTGTGTGCCCAACCCGTGCCAAAATGGGGCGCAATGTAAGGAGTTGTGGAGCACTTTTGAGTGCATTTGCCCGAATCCGTGGGCCTATAAGGGGATTTATTGCGAAACGA ATATTAACGTAAACGCGCTAACTTTTACAAAACCGGAATCGTTTCTGCGTCGCAATTACTTAAACACGGAAGACGAGAACGACAAACTGGCCCTTAAGAAAATATTCGAGGAACAAATCCTAATAAACCTTCGAACCTACGACGAACTAGCCTTAATTTTTTACGCTAACGACCATTTGAACAACTTCGTCCATTTATTCATCTGCAACGGCACCCAAGTGGTGTTCTTATTCAACTTCGGGAGTGAAATCTACGACTTATCAGTCGAACATCCGGAGTTAAATTCAAGTAAATCGATACAGATTGCAATCCAACGCGGAGAAAACATGACCACAATGTACGTCAATGAAAACAACAACAGTATCCCTATCGGGGTCTCGCTCCTGGGGACGTACTCGAACAAGCCTTGGATCAATCCTGAGAAAG AGGTTTTGGCCCCGCAAAGGCCACCCGCGCCTCCCactgaatattttcaattaaatttgggCGGATATGACCCCGAAACTTTGTTAAAAGTGTCGGAGGATCCGCCCATTTTGCCCGGATATGTGGGGTGTATGAGAGGCTTTCAAATTGGACAAACGCTCATAGATCTTCCGTCGAAAGTTACGGAGGTTGATGAAG GCGTCAAGGCGAACTGCAACATGAAATGTGATGCACTTCCCTGCAAACATGGGGGCATCTGTATTGAGAATTTCCGAAATCAGGAGCATTCCTGCGACTGCGAACACACGAGTTATTACGGGGAGTTTTGTTCGGATGAAAAGGGGGCTGATTTTAGTGGCGAGTCAATTCTCTGGCGGGAATATATCCTTAATGGGTCCGTAGACCACGTTAAAATTCAATTGGCTTTCTCTAGCATGGACATAAGGCAGAAAAACACAGCTTTGTTGCTTTTGCAGACAGAGAACAA TCgaagtttttatttcttgatAGGTTTGAGTCCTGAAGGATATTTGATCATACAAGAGGATAGAGAAGGAGCGGTTTTTGCAGCTGTTgttcaaaataaaagttttattaatggGGCACGACATTCGGTGTATTATCGGAGAGATCACAACGAATCCGAGTTGCTGGTCGAtcgaaaaataatagaaatgcaTCAGATTCCAGCACAGACTTTTACCAATGTGCCAGAGTTGGGGGCCAATGAGGTGCAAATTGGCGGACATAATACGAATGACCCAAGGTTTGCGATATACAAGGGCTACAGTGGATGTCTGTCAA acaTATTTATTGAAGTTAACGAGCACGTAATGAAACCTCTAGAAGAATACATGCTGTTCACAAAAACCGGCTCCGAAAAAGTCAACGTTTCGAACCCCCATGGCGTCCGCAGCGCCCAGTGCAGCCCCCATTTCGACGTCTTACACGAAAAAAACCCAGGAACCACCAATCTCAACATTAGTCAA GACAAAACATGGGTGGAAGACGCACCCCAAAGAATTGTTTACACATCGGACGCGTCCACTGCAACCGAACAGGAAGAAGGAATCGACAAAATAGTCGTAGTTGTCCTTTCTGTCTTTTTCGTATTCATCATCATCTGCTGCATTTACGAGCTGTATCGCACGGACAAGGCCTACAAGAGGCGTAAAGAACTCGAAACAGACGCTAATATTTTATGGTCGAAGGAACAAGCTGCCAAAATGCAGGAAACACCATTCGTGCAG GTGCCACCGGAAACTGTAACAAAGCCGCCAACGCAAAACGGCAAGTTGCCAAACGAAATCTCAAACGGGAACACTAATAAGGATAATGAGACAATTGTGACAACGGCGGAAGTTGCGCCGGTTTTGGAAGAGGTTCCCACGAAACCTCTGAAAAGACAAGACAGTAAAAGAGACAGGAGAATTAGCTTCAGAG ACAGTGCGAGTGAATTGGCCTGGGACACGCCTGAAGAAAGCTCCGAGCTCTTAAGCCCAATGCAGGAGGAAGACGAGGAGGAAGAGCCCGAATCAGCGCACAAACCC ATTTCTAACGGAAATCACAAAAGTGTTAACGATGTTAACGACGAGATTAGTGAAGAAGAGCAATTGAGAG CAAAGGCATCCTTGGAAAAGCTTTTTAGGTTTGGTAATGTCCCAAAACCCGTATTCCTCAACGATCACCAAAGAAAATTTGCTAACCCCATTAGTTACTTAGGAGGACCCAGAATGGCTCCACGGAACCGTTGGAGTGTAGAAAGTGTGCTGTCCTTAGATTAG